The sequence below is a genomic window from Oceanispirochaeta sp..
GTTTCATACGGGAATGTTAAGGATATTTACCGGAATGACGAAGGTATTACCTTCCAGGCCGATGGATTAAAAATGTTTGTTCTTGTTGAACCGCCCACCTATTCCAACAAGCATATTGAACCCTGTTACAGAGAAGATGCTCATAAAATCCCCTATCGTTTTAAAGAAGTTGATCTCCATATAACAAAACGTCAGGTAAAAATTATGGTAGGAAAAGAGCCCATTGAAACCTACACAGCCTTCACTATTATGAATGAAACCGGTGAAAATCAGTCCTTTATCGTTCATAAGGCTGATGGAATTCTTGAGTCTCTGACAAATTATTTCGAACAAGTCCTCTGGAAGACAGTCAATATTGGACACATTGATGCCAAAAAGGCAGCCAATATGATCGGGACCGTTTTGCCCAGCATTCTCAATCCATTCGGTTAAAAAAAAAGACCGGAATATTTCGGTCTTTTTTTTATCTTGTAGCCGGGAATTAGAAACATCGGCAATCCTAGAGAACTGATATTTTCCAAATCTAGAAATTAAACATGCTCCCTGCGCCGCCTTTGTCACCCAGGCTCATCATTTTAACGGTCTGCTGAAGCTCTTGAATCTTTTGCTGCTGCTTTTCGATAATTTCCATGAGCTGATCCAGATCATAGCCCTCTGGAAGAGAACTCCGGCCTTCATTATTTTTAATTTGTCTATATAGTTCAAAATCATTTTCATTTTCTATCTGAGTTAACTCAAAAGAATCTCTGTATTCAGAGTAATCCAGAGGAAGTTCTGGAAAGTTTCGTGACTGAGCAATTTTTTGACCTATTCGGAAGATCTGTTGAGCCGTAAGAGTGTCCTGGAATTCCAGGATGAAGGGATGTCTGTTATGGAGTGAATCATTGATATTTTTGTCATAAAGTATGGCTCCCAGGCATTCAAGATCAATAAGGAGGTCTTTTTTTACGAGTCCTGAAAGATTAACGGCCATCTGGAAATCATCTTCTTCCTCCATCATATTAAGAATAACCTTAGGTTGAAGAACTTCCAGATACGCCAGGGCTTTGTCCTTTGTCTCAGGTTCTTCCAGGCCAATTTCATGCAAAAGGTGGGCCAGGGTCAGATTTGTTCCCGGAAGCATGCGTTTTATGTTTTTCTTGAGGTAGGCTTCCATATTTTTATTTGAAGCGAAGGCCTTCTGTAGAAATCTGATAGTCAGGTTCTTAAGGAAGGTGTAGGAGTTCATGATGGAACCAGCCTGGGGAGTTGTAATGATGAGACCAGAATTAGAGACCAGGAAGAAGTCTATGGTATTAAAGCTGCTGCCTGCACCCAGGTCAATGATGATATAGTCTGCATCAAGGTCCTGAATTTCAAAGAGTATTTCTTTTTTCTGCTTTTCATTAATATCTGCCATTCCAAATGAGAGGGTATCACCCGGGATGAACTGCAGATTCTTAAAGGGAGTATCCATAATCAGGGATTTGAAGCTTCTGTCCTTATCCTGAAGGTATGATGCAATTCCTGGATTTGTATTTTTCATTCCCAGGACAGTATGAAGGTTTGCACCTCCCAGATCCAGATCAATCAGGATGGTTCTCTTGTCCGATATTGCCAGTGATAATGCAATATTAACGGACATTACAGATTTTCCAACCCCGCCTTTTCCTCCGGCAATTGGAATAATTTTTTTATCCAGGCTTTCATTCAGAACCAATAGGGACTCCTTTTTTATCAGGACATCAGTCTATTATACTCTCGGGAGAAAGTCAAAAACAGGGACTATCAAAAAAAGCAATAAAAATCACAGATTCCTTTCATGAAGTTGAGTATAATAAGGTAATACCACCTTGAAACTCGCCGATACTATGAAAATGAGGAACTTGATAGAATGAGTGATGTCAATACTGACAGGAAACAGTCGACTAAGAACAATGATGAGCTTCGACAGGATATCGAGCGGTTTTACCTTCCCCGTCATCTGGTTGATGCCATCACCGAAATTGGCGCCATACCCAACGATTCTGAAGAAGACATGGTCGGGATTGGATTTCTGGATATTGCCGACTATACATTTTTATCAAAATTTTTGAGTCCCAATGAAAACCAGACGGTTCTTAACGGGCTGTATTCAGCATTTAACTGGGTCCTGAATAAACATGGAGGCTACCTGAACAAACTGGAGGGAGACAGCCTTATGTTTCAGTACGGGGGACCTCTCGATCCTAATGTCAAGGGCTTGTCAGAGGATGAATCTGAATACTTTATCGCCCGGGAGCTTTTTTATACCTGCATTGAGCTCCAGAGAGTGTGCATCCTATTTAATCAGGCCAATGATAAATTTCTATATTCAGAGAAAGAGAGCCAAACCAAAGAAGAAATACTCAAAGCATTTGATATTATCAGAGGTCTGCGGAATAATGAATTTTTATCACCCTCCATCAATGCCTTATTTCAAATTCGTATCAGAATCGGCGCCTCCATCGGAAAGGTTATGATCGGGAATTTTGGTCCGGAAGGTTCCAAGCATTGGGATGTCATCGGCATGCCCGTTATCAATGCCAAAAGAATGGAATCAACCGCTCCCATCGGGGGAGTGAGGATTTCAGAAGAGTATTACAGGCAGTTGAACAAGCAGGGTATTGTCGATTCTTATTATAGAAGATTTATCCGTGAGGCTTCAGCACTATTCAGTGATTATAGAAGCATTAAAAAGGATGAGCTCTTCCGTTTCAATACGGTGTATATCAAGGAAAAGAAAAACGCCGGGTACAATACATACAGCGTTCAGGTTGAACCAAACCTTCCCGAAGAGATTGTCAAGCAGGTAAAGCTGTTGCTGCAAAAAGAGGAACCCGGTGCACAGAGAATCATCGATTTCATGAAGTATTACCGGGGAAATCAGTATGTAATTCATAAACTGGAAGAACTTTTTGATAATTATAAAATACTACTCCGCAAGGATTCACTTTATAAAATCCTTCTCCCCGGACGATACAAGGCTTTGCTGGAATCCTACAATGGGAATGAGGCTGAGACGGCCAAAGAAATTGACAGTAAATACAATTTGAAAGCTTTGATGGATATCCTGGGGGATATTCAGGATGCAGTGAAGCATCCGGGCAATCCCGGGGAGAAACAGAATCCAGATTTCTTTAATTATGATTCTCATATCAATGTCGAGGAACAGGTTCTGACCGCCAGATATGATTCCTTAAAGGATTCTATTGCTCATACCAGCTATTTTTACAATCTGGTATTCCCTCTCTTCTTTGCCCATATAAAAACCAGTCTTCTTGAATATCAGAACAGGCTTGAGGAACTGGAGGAATTGTGAAAAAAGTATTAGCCCTTTTTCTCTTATTATTCTGTATTCATAGCCTCTTTGCGGTGGAATTGGTTTTGATCAATAAGACAGATACACCCCTGTTTGAGGTCTATGCTATTCCATCTGATACAGAGAATTGGGGCTATGATAAACTGCCCTATGATGTCATAATCCCGGGTGATCATGCGGTCCTCGAATTGGAACTGGATGAGAGTAAACCTGTTAATTTCCGTTTTATTGATGAAGATGGTGATTTGTACCTGAAATATAATGTAGACATCAGTGAGAGAAGGAAAATCCTGATTTCCCCGGAAGATCATCAGCTGCTGTCGGGTGATGGTCTTATCCGTTTCACACTGGTGAATAAAACCGGTTCAGTCATTCGGGCTCTGTATATTACTCCCGAGACTGAGGTAGACTGGGGTGATAACATGCTGAATGAGTTTATGCTTGAATCCAGTGAAATGATTCTTGAACTTCAGACTTCAGGACGCAGCTCCTTCTACGATATTCGGATGGAACTTGCCGGTGAATCCTTCGTTCAGAAACGGGTATTTATATCCGACAGAGCCCGAGTACTTCTCACTCTCCACTAAGAGAATCCGGGCCTGATAAGAATCAGGAGGGACGGAGATTTTTTGAGAAATTCCTTTTTACCTGTCAATCAGGATGATATGGCCCAACGAGGCTGGGATGTATGTGATTTTGTGCTGATCTCGGGTGATGCATATGTTGATCATCCCTCTTTTGCCGCAGCAATTATTTCAAGAACTCTTGAATCCGCTGGATACCGAGTCGGAATCCTGGCCCAGCCTGACTGGCAGAATCCAGAAGCCTTTCGACTTTTGGGGAAGCCTGGTCTGGCTTTTCTTGTTTCCCCGGGTAATATCGATTCAATGGTCAGCCGATATACTGTAAACCGTAAAATTCGGCATCAGGATGCTTATACTCCGGGAGGAGAAGGCGGTTTGCGTCCCGACAGGGCCGCTATCGTGTATAGTTCCATGGCACGGCAAGCCTATAAAGGTGTTCCTGTTATCCTGGGCGGTCTGGAAGCCTCTCTTCGCCGTTTATCCCATTATGACTACTGGAGTGATAAGGTCCGGCGATCTGTTCTGCTGGATTCAAAGGCAGATCTTTTAATGTACGGCATGGGAGAAAAAACCATGGTCATTCTAGCTGATCTCCTGAAAGAAGGACGCCCCATCAGGGATATACGGGATGTCCGTGGTACCCTTTATGCCGTTAATTCCCCGGATGATCTTCCCCCTGAAGTGATTGTTCTTCCCTCCTTTGAAGATATTTCCACAGATAAAAAGCTCTATGCCGATAGTTTTCTCACTCAATATAGAAACACAGATCCCCTGTTGTCCAAAACTCTGGCGGAACCTTGCGGAACGCGCTTTGTGCTGCAGAATCCTCCCGCTTTTCCCTTAACCCGGGAAGAGATGGACCAGGCCTATCGCTTACCCTATACCCGCAAATCTCATCCCGATTATGATGCCGCCGGTGGGGTTCCGGCTCTCAAGGAAGTAGAATTTTCTCTTGTTCACAACAGGGGTTGCTATGGGGGCTGTCATTTTTGTGCTCTTACTTTTCATCAGGGAAGGATCATCTCTTCCCGGAGCCATGAATCTGTCATTCAGGAGGCTCGGAAACTCATTGATGATCCAGAGTTCAAGGGATACATCCATGATGTGGGAGGGCCTACTGCCAATTTCAGGAAACCCGCCTGTGCCGGACAGGCTCTACATGGAGCTTGCCGGGACAAGCAGTGCCTGACTCCCGAACCCTGCAGGAATCTTGAAGTGGATCATAGCGATTATCTATCGCTCCTCGGGAAACTGCGTAAACTGAAGGGCGTCAAGAAGGTGTTTATCCGTTCGGGTATCCGTTTCGACTATTTGATGATGGACAAGGATGAAACATTTTTAAGGGAACTCTGCGAACATCATATCAGCGGTCAGTTGAAGGTTGCCCCTGAGCATATTTCAGAAAGAGTCCTACAGCTGATGAATAAGCAAAAACATCCCGTCTACAGAAAGTTTATGAAGCGATATGAGGAAATAAACAGGCAACTGAATAAAAAACAGTATCTGGTTCCCTATTTTATATCCTCCCACCCGGGGAGTACATTAAAAGATGGTGTAGCATTGGCAGAGTTCATGAAGGAAACCGGCTTTGTTCCCGATCAGGTTCAGGATTTTTACCCCACACCGGGAACCATGTCCACCTGTATGTATTATACGGGGATAAATCCACTCGCAGACGAAGCTGTTGAGGTTGTAAAAAAAGAGAGGGAAAAGCGTCTACAGAGAGCCCTCCTTCAATTCAATAAAGCAGAAAATTATACAATGGTCAGGGAGGCACTGCTTCTTGAACACCGGGCTGATCTGATCGGTTCCGGTGGTAAATGCCTGATCCCTTTCTATTCCGGTGCTTCTTCGTCTGGAAATCCAACTCCAGCGAAAAGACCTGTAAAATACAAAGAAAAGAAAAAGAAAAGATAAGGTTCATGAAAGGTTCATATTTCTTCCCTTTACCAAGGGACCTGTTCTTGTTAATTTATAGGCATAATGATTTGTTTCCCGTCATTGGGAATCGTCAAGGAGTTAGAATTGAGCGGTAGTAGAGGTTTTATCGGCGGTGTTATTGGATTTATTCTGGGATTAATGTCGGGACTTCCCTTTATGGGCATCATAG
It includes:
- a CDS encoding YgiQ family radical SAM protein, which codes for MRNSFLPVNQDDMAQRGWDVCDFVLISGDAYVDHPSFAAAIISRTLESAGYRVGILAQPDWQNPEAFRLLGKPGLAFLVSPGNIDSMVSRYTVNRKIRHQDAYTPGGEGGLRPDRAAIVYSSMARQAYKGVPVILGGLEASLRRLSHYDYWSDKVRRSVLLDSKADLLMYGMGEKTMVILADLLKEGRPIRDIRDVRGTLYAVNSPDDLPPEVIVLPSFEDISTDKKLYADSFLTQYRNTDPLLSKTLAEPCGTRFVLQNPPAFPLTREEMDQAYRLPYTRKSHPDYDAAGGVPALKEVEFSLVHNRGCYGGCHFCALTFHQGRIISSRSHESVIQEARKLIDDPEFKGYIHDVGGPTANFRKPACAGQALHGACRDKQCLTPEPCRNLEVDHSDYLSLLGKLRKLKGVKKVFIRSGIRFDYLMMDKDETFLRELCEHHISGQLKVAPEHISERVLQLMNKQKHPVYRKFMKRYEEINRQLNKKQYLVPYFISSHPGSTLKDGVALAEFMKETGFVPDQVQDFYPTPGTMSTCMYYTGINPLADEAVEVVKKEREKRLQRALLQFNKAENYTMVREALLLEHRADLIGSGGKCLIPFYSGASSSGNPTPAKRPVKYKEKKKKR
- a CDS encoding transposase translates to VSYGNVKDIYRNDEGITFQADGLKMFVLVEPPTYSNKHIEPCYREDAHKIPYRFKEVDLHITKRQVKIMVGKEPIETYTAFTIMNETGENQSFIVHKADGILESLTNYFEQVLWKTVNIGHIDAKKAANMIGTVLPSILNPFG
- a CDS encoding adenylate/guanylate cyclase domain-containing protein, whose protein sequence is MSDVNTDRKQSTKNNDELRQDIERFYLPRHLVDAITEIGAIPNDSEEDMVGIGFLDIADYTFLSKFLSPNENQTVLNGLYSAFNWVLNKHGGYLNKLEGDSLMFQYGGPLDPNVKGLSEDESEYFIARELFYTCIELQRVCILFNQANDKFLYSEKESQTKEEILKAFDIIRGLRNNEFLSPSINALFQIRIRIGASIGKVMIGNFGPEGSKHWDVIGMPVINAKRMESTAPIGGVRISEEYYRQLNKQGIVDSYYRRFIREASALFSDYRSIKKDELFRFNTVYIKEKKNAGYNTYSVQVEPNLPEEIVKQVKLLLQKEEPGAQRIIDFMKYYRGNQYVIHKLEELFDNYKILLRKDSLYKILLPGRYKALLESYNGNEAETAKEIDSKYNLKALMDILGDIQDAVKHPGNPGEKQNPDFFNYDSHINVEEQVLTARYDSLKDSIAHTSYFYNLVFPLFFAHIKTSLLEYQNRLEELEEL
- a CDS encoding P-loop NTPase translates to MVLNESLDKKIIPIAGGKGGVGKSVMSVNIALSLAISDKRTILIDLDLGGANLHTVLGMKNTNPGIASYLQDKDRSFKSLIMDTPFKNLQFIPGDTLSFGMADINEKQKKEILFEIQDLDADYIIIDLGAGSSFNTIDFFLVSNSGLIITTPQAGSIMNSYTFLKNLTIRFLQKAFASNKNMEAYLKKNIKRMLPGTNLTLAHLLHEIGLEEPETKDKALAYLEVLQPKVILNMMEEEDDFQMAVNLSGLVKKDLLIDLECLGAILYDKNINDSLHNRHPFILEFQDTLTAQQIFRIGQKIAQSRNFPELPLDYSEYRDSFELTQIENENDFELYRQIKNNEGRSSLPEGYDLDQLMEIIEKQQQKIQELQQTVKMMSLGDKGGAGSMFNF